A genomic region of Papaver somniferum cultivar HN1 chromosome 7, ASM357369v1, whole genome shotgun sequence contains the following coding sequences:
- the LOC113293812 gene encoding uncharacterized protein LOC113293812: protein MKYLQMSLLVLFLLISSSTISATNCLGGTRNISKEEADDIEIEGQLRILNKKPVKTIINEIGGVIDCIDIHKQPAFDNPLLKDHKIQMNPSSIPGETRTKNVLASSIFHGLQRERCPSGTVPIRRTTREDLVNTKYFVKTAGLKGANGYPNTVYHYVFAEEVISGKKYFGAAASMTIHNLTLDLDQFSTSQIWIVNSSPEETNGIEFGIMKYPGVAGDSLPRLFGYWASTDGHNPTGCYNMLCPGFVQVSKDVFLNNQFTHSSTYGEKVYEAYLAVYRAQDTGHWWLRVGPNADVTEDVGYWPNELFTTLKTSAVSVRYGGFVGSLSQESKPPMGNGYFPQLNDHRKTAFMRLLRYANETGNLVDVDSRSVKTTSTAKLECYSIIYARQIERWENHMVYGGPGGMCH, encoded by the exons ATGAAGTATTTACAAATGAGCCTCCTTGTGTTATTTCTCTTAATTTCTTCTAGTACTATATCAGCAACAAACTGTCTAGGGGGAACAAGAAACATATCAAAGGAAGAAGCCGATGATATAGAAATCGAGGGACAACTAAGAATTTTAAACAAAAAGCCAGTCAAAACCATCATA AACGAGATTGGTGGCGTAATAGATTGCATCGACATTCATAAGCAACCAGCATTTGATAATCCATTGCTCAAGGATCATAAAATTCAG ATGAATCCAAGCTCAATTCCAGGAGAGACAAGAACTAAAAATGTTTTAGCATCCTCTATCTTTCATGGGCTACAGAGGGAACGATGTCCTTCAGGAACAGTACCTATACGCAGAACAACTAGAGAAGACTTGGTTAACACTAAATATTTCGTAAAGACAGCCGGACTAAAGGGTGCAAACGGATATCCTAACACTGTTTACCAT TATGTCTTTGCAGAAGAAGTCATCTCAGGGAAGAAATATTTCGGAGCCGCAGCTTCTATGACCATACATAACCTTACACTAGATCTTGACCAGTTCAGTACTTCTCAAATTTGGATTGTAAATTCATCTCCAGAAGAAACAAATGGTATTGAATTCGGAATAATG AAATATCCTGGCGTAGCTGGTGATAGTCTCCCTCGACTATTTGGCTACTGGGCTTCT ACTGATGGGCACAATCCTACTGGTTGTTACAATATGTTGTGTCCTGGATTCGTTCAAGTCAGTAAGGACGTATTTTTGAATAATCAGTTTACGCACTCGTCAACATATGGGGAAAAAGTATATGAGGCATATCTTGCGGTATACCGG GCTCAAGATACTGGTCACTGGTGGTTAAGAGTCGGACCGAATGCTGATGTAACTGAAGATGTAGGATACTGGCCAAATGAACTCTTTACAACTTTAAAAACGAGTGCAGTGTCTGTACGATATGGTGGATTTGTAGGTTCACTATCTCAAGAATCAAAACCGCCGATGGGAAATGGATATTTTCCTCAACTTAACGACCATAGGAAAACAGCTTTCATGAGACTATTGAGGTATGCAAACGAGACCGGAAACCTTGTTGATGTAGACTCACGCTCAGTAAAAACTACGAGTACTGCGAAACTGGAATGCTACAGTATCATATATGCTCGTCAGATAGAGCGTTGGGAGAACCATATGGTGTATGGTGGACCTGGTGGTATGTGTCACTAG